The genomic interval CCAGCGGACCGCGATCATGCGGGAATTCATCGGGAAGGCCCGCGCCCTCCTCAACGAGACGGAGCGGGGCGGGAAGCACCGCTGGCTCCTGGCCCGCGTCCCCGGCGAGCGCGCCGATTGGCCTGACGTCGGCTTCGATCCGGCCGTCTTCGCCCAGGCGGGCATCGAGGCCTTCACGCTGGCCAACTTCTACACCACCACCCAGCAGACGGAAGTGGCCGCGGTGCGCGCCGCCGCGCCGGGCGCCGCCGTCTACCTGGAGATGAACCACACCTCCCAGACGTGGAAGATCGCCGACCGGACGGAGGGCTTCGACTACCGGCGCTCCACCAAGGAAGCCCTGGAGAGCACCGCGCGGCTGGCCTACAAGCGCGGGGCCGACGGCGTCGCCCTCTTCAACATCGCCTACTACCGGCAATACGGCCCCCTGCTGGAGCGGCGCGGCCCCTTCGACGAGCCTCCCTTCGCGCAATTCGCCGCCTTGGCCGATCCCGTGGCGTTGGAAAAGAGCCTGCCCTACTTCTTCCGCGCCTTCGGCTCCCCCATGGAGATCGGCCGTCCGCGCGACGTGAAGATGGACATGGCGCCCCCCGCCGGCCGCCCGGGCGTCCTGCGCCTCCAGGTCCTGGCCCCGGAAGAGGCCCAGCAGGGGGAGGAGCCGGTCACCGGCACCGCGGAGATCGACCGGGGCCAATGGAAAGTCACCTTCAACGGGCAGGTGTTGGAGCCCCTGGACACCGCCTTTCCCGCCTATCCGTTTCCCACCACTTACAAGGCCGGGTTCGGCCATCCGGAGCAGTATCTGGCCTGGAAAGTCCCCGCCGACGCGGCGAAGGACGGTCCCAACACCCTCACGATCGAGGAAGTCCAAGGCCCCGGCCCTCGCCTCCTCCGCTGGATCGAGGTTTGGTTCCCCCAAGAGTAGAGAAAGCGGGCTTTCCTTTTTTTCCCAGCCGTTCCTATACTGCGAATATGCTCGAGGGTTCCGATAATGGCAATGGCGGCGCGGCTTACTCCAAAGCCATGGCCGTTTCCGCTTTCGTCTCCCGGTCCGAAGGTTCCTCCGAAGTGGAGCGCGTCCAAAACGGCGTGCTCGACCTGATCCGGTCCCATCAGATCCTTCCCGGCCAGCGCCTCGACCAGCGCCGCCTGGCCAAGCAGCTCGACTCCACCACCGCGCCCCTGCGCGAGGCGCTCAGCTCCCTGGAGGCCAAGGGCTTCCTGGTGCGCGAGCGCGGGCTGGGCGTCTTCTGCCGCTCCTACACCGTGCGGGAGCTGGAGGAGATGATCGAGATCCGCGGCGTGCTGGAAGGCCTGGCCGCGCGCTGGGCCGTCTCCCGGCTGACGCCGGAGACCCGCAAGGAGTTGCAGCGCCTGGCCGTGGAGCTGGAGCAGCCCATTCCCGCGGGCGGCGAGGAGCAGTTCATCCGCACCCACGTCCTCTTCCACCGCACCATCATGGAGGTTTCCCAGAACTCGATGCTGCGGAACCTGATGGACCACCACTACCTGATCGACGCGGTCCTCGGCAACGTGGCCCCGGCCCTGTGGTCCGTGCAGCCGCACGACCACCATTCCATCGTGGAAGCCCTGGCCAGCGGCGACGCCGACCGGGCGGAGGCCGCCATGCGCGCCCACATCGCCCCCACCTTCAAGAGCCGCCTGGAGGCTCTGCGCCAGATTTACGGCGAGGGGCCGATCCTCCCCACCAAGACAGCCTAGCTTTCTTTCTGCGATCATATCGCTTTGCGTTAGTATCGCGGGTTGATATTAATCTGGGAGAGGTGCTGGCTGGTTTTAAAGACCGCTATGCGCGGATCAACCGCGCCATGGATTTGCTTCCGCTGGACCGGCACTGCCGCTTACGGTTGACCGCGTGAAGATGCGGGGAAGCAAAATAAGGAGGTGGGAATGAAGATGAAAATGTTGCCTCACCCGACGCCGGGGGAGACTTTGAGGCAGGATTTCATGGAACCGCTGGGGCTTAAGCCTTACGGATTGGCCAAAGCGCTTGGCGTTGGTCAGACCGCCGTGGGGGAAATCTTGGCAGGGACTCGCGCGATCTCCACGGAGATGGCTCTTCGATTGGAAGCGGTTACGGGCTCTTCGGCACAGTTTTGGTTGGCACTGCAATGTGCCTGCGATTTAGCTGTGGCGCGCGAGAATCCTGTGTTGAAAGCGAAGATCGGCGAGATTCATCGCTTGCGAACGGCCTGATTTCCTCCATGCAGGCAGCCGGTTGTCGGGTTCGAACCGACGACCCACGCTTTACAAAAGCGTCGCTCTACCACTGAGCTAAACCGGCGGATTTGGTTGTTAATCCTGGCATGGCGCAAAGTGCCAGGCGAGAGAAAGGTGGGGGCTCTGGCCTCAATATCCCCGCGTGCGCATGAGCGCCAGCAGCCCGCCGAAGGGAAGAAGCACGTACGCGACCGTCCGATGATAAGGCTGCACCGCGAAGCTCAAAATCAAATAGGCCGCCGAGGCGACGACGTACGGGGCCGCCAGCGGCCACTTGTTCCGGGAGACGAAGAAACCGAGGCCCTGGACAAAGAGGCCGACGATGAGCCAGTTGAAGATGGCGAATCCGCCGTCGTCCCACTCCAGCCGCCCGTCGGCGGCGGCGGCGCACAGGTCGACGGCGTATCCCAGCGCCCACGCCGCGAAGGAGGAAAGGCAGAAGGCCCAGGCGTAGCGGCTGCGGGGATACCGATGGGTCAATTCCACGGCGGCGGCCGTCAGGAGCGGGCCAAGGAGGAGGATTTCAAAAATGAGGACCATGCGTTTTATTTGGAACAAGTGTTGTCTACACAACACCTTTTTTATAGAAAGATAAAGTGCCAGCTAAGAAAACAAATGTTTCCCGTGCGACCTTGAGCAACCGTCCCCGCGAGAGCGGGCCGAAGGGAAAGCTCAGCGCCCACCATCGTGGCGGTGCCACGGAGAGTATGGAGGACTACTTGGAGTCGATCGCGGACATCATCGCCGCGCAGGGCTTCGTCCGCGTGACCGATGTGGCGGAGCGGCTCGACATCCGGCGCGCCTCCGTCTCCATCATGATCCAGCGGCTGGCCGACCTCGGCTTCCTCAATTACGTGCCTTACCGGGGCTTTACCCTGACTCCGCGCGGGGAGGAGGTGGCGGCCCGCGTGAAGGAGCGCCATGAGACGCTGGAGGAATTTTTCCACCTCCTGCGCCTCCCCGCGGAGGCGCTCAAGCGGGACGTGGAAGGCATCGAGCACCATGTCTCCGGCGACACGCTCCGTTTCCTGCGTGGCTTCATCGCCTTTTGGAAGCAGCATCCCTCCTTGAACGCGGATTATGGGGTGTTCCTCAACCGCGACCGCACGGACGGAGCGTAGTTTTTTTCGCTTATTTCTCCCCGCGCAGCGGTTTTTTGTTGGCGAATGTTTAGGATTACCTAAATAGATTAAGCTCTTCACTATAACGTATGCGCTTCTCTCTTCGCTCTCTCTCTTTGGGATGTGGTTTCTTGGTCGCCCTTTTCCTGTTTCTTCAGGGGTGCGGGCCCCGCTATTCCTCCAATGTCCGCAAAATTGAGGAGGCCTGCGCTCAGGTGGCCGCCAAGCACGCGGTGGCTCTGCAGGGGAATGTCCATGAGGTGATCTTCCCGGGTGAGTGGCCCGCGGCGATCGAGGGGGAGAACCCGAAGGCGGTCGAGGTTTTTGATGATTCCGTCTGGGTCTTCCTCAAGCGGAAGACGGGGGACGTGGCGGAAGGTTTCGTGTACTGCCAGGCGGGAGAGCCCAAGACTTTCGGCACCCATTGCCAAAAGACGCGGGCGCCTCACCTGTATTATTTTACCTGGCGCCCGTAGGTCCCGCCGGCAGCCACGCTTCCAGTTCCTTCTGCGCGCGCTGGAAGTCGGCGCGGAAGCCGGGATGTTCCAGGAAGCGGCAGGCCAGGTAATTGCCCAGTTTTTCCCCCGCCGCCACGTCGGACGGGAATTCGACGCCCGCCAGGGAGCGGTCCGAGCCGATCTGGCCGCCGCGATGGAGGAGTTCCTGTGATTTTCCCGGCAGGAGCTCCGCCAGGATGAGGGACCAGCAGGCGCCGACGGCGGCATGAATGCTGGGATAGGGGGGGGCCTTGGGCAGGCCGATGGCGGGCTGGATGCGGGTGTCGACCATGGGGGGGCGCGGTCGGTGCCAGAGGTCTTTTCCGGCGGCGGCTACGGTGCGCAGATCGTGTTCCGCGCGGTCCAGGAGCAGTTCCGTCTGGGGGACGTTCTGCGGGTTGAACCACCCTCCCAGCACGTCCCGGAACACGCCGGTGTTCAGGGTGACCTCTTCGGCAATGCGGGAGAGATCGTCATAGGAGCGGTTCTCCTGGAGTTTCAAAAGGGTGTCGATTTCATCCTGCCCGGCAGGAGGCGGACCGAGGAGTGCGGCCAGATCGACGCCGGCTGGGTCGACATAATAGCAGGTGTCTGCGGCCCCCGCGCTAAGGCGGTGGGGAAGCGCGATGGCCGCCCAGATTAAAGCGAACCAGAGAAGCCGCATCGGGCCGATCCTTTCATGGCGCCGCAAGCGGCGTCAACCCCGGGACTTACCTATATGGAATAGAAGGGGCGCCGCATGACGCGGCGCCCCTTTTTTCCGGGAAAGGCGGATTAGGCCTTGGTGGCGTCGATGACCTTGTCGATGGCGGTGGAGAAGACGCTCTCTCCTTCCTCGGCGTTGGTGACGCAGAGGTCCAGGTCGTGAATCAGGCCGTTGTTCAGGCCGTAGATCCAGCCGTGGACGGAGATCTCCGCGCCGCGCGCCCAGGCGTCCCGGAGCACGGTGGTCTGGCAGACGTGGCGGGCCTGTTCAAGGACGTTGAGCTCGCACAGGCGGTCGCACTGCCAGTTGGGGTCTTCTTTAGCGTGGACGGGCTCGTAGTATTTCTCCGCCACGTTGCGGAGGTGGCAGAGCCAGTTGTCCGCGAGGCCCACGCGCTTGTTCTCCAGCGCCGCGCGGACGCCGCCGCAGCCGTAGTGGCCGACGACCATGATGTGCTTCACCTGCAGGATATCGACGGCGAACTGGATGGTGGAAAGGCAGTTCAGGTCGCTGTAGACGACGAGGTTGGCCACATTGCGGTGGACGAAGACCTCGCCCGGGGGAAGGCCGATGATTTCGTTGGCCGGGACGCGGCTGTCCGAGCAGCCGATCCAAAAGTGCTTGGGCTTTTGCTGCTTGGAGAGGTTTTCGAAGAACTGGGGATTGATGGCCAGCATGTGATTGGCCCATGCGGCGTTTTGATCGAAGAGGTTTTGAAGGAGTTTCATTGGAATTCAGGATCCCTTGCAGGAAGGGGCGGTTGAATGTTGAGAGTGTTCGTGCTGGAGGCGGGGGCGGGGATGGCCTGGGCTTTCGGAGGCGGCGTCTCCGGCGCGGCGCCGGTGGCGGGCGTGGCGGTTGCGGGCTCCGGAGTGACGGGCGCGGCGGAGGGGGGCGCGGATTTGACCGGCTCCGGCGCGGGGGCGACGAGCTGCTTGATTTTCTCGTCGACGTTCAGGCTCAGGTCGAAGTTTTGCAGCATCCAGCCGGTGCCGGAGTTGTAGAAGGTGAACGCGAAGGCGGCGGGCTGGCTCTTGTAAATGCCCAGGCCGAAGATGTACTCGACGTGGTCTCCCAGTTTCTGATCCTGGAGGGTGTCGAAGCCGGAGAAGGAGCCGCAGCGCTGGCTGAATTCCCCCAGCACGTATTTGAGCTTTACGATGATGTCCGGCTTGGCGCTCATGAGCGGGTTGGACCCGCAGAGCCATTCGGCGGCGTAGGAGGCTTTGCCCTCCTTGAGGATGCCGAAGAAGCGGTCGAGGATGCCGCGGACGTCGGCCGGGTAGGGCAGGGGAGGACCGGAGGGGGCGCTGTCCGCTCCCGCGGGCGCCGCCGACGCCGCTCCCGGGTCCTGGTCGGCCTGGGCGGCCGCCAGAAGGGAGAGCGAGATCAGCAGGACGACCCGGAGGAGCAGGCTCACGGCTTAGCTGACGGGCAGGAGGGCGTTGACCGTGTTCCAGTCGATGAACTGGAAGAACTCCTCGATGTAGCTGGCGCGGGCGGTGTAGAAGTCGGCGTAGTAGGCGTGCTCGTAGACGTCCAGGCCCAGGAGCGGGGTGACGCCCCAGACGGGGTAGGTGTTCTGGGCGTCGCCCAGGTAGTTGAAGAGCTTGCCGGTGGTGTGGTCCAGGCCGGTCCAGACCCAGCCGCGGGCGGAGAGGCCGGAGGCCTTCAGGTCCTTCTTGTAGTTCTCGTAGGAGCCGAAGTCGCGGTCGATCAGCTCGGCGATCTTGCCGGAGGCCTTCCCGGTGCCGCCCAGGATGTTGAAGTAAAGCTCGTGGTTCTTGATGCCGCCCAGGGCGAAGGTGAGGTCGATCTTCAGGGCGCGGACCTGGGAGTAGATCTGGTTGCCGTGGTTGGGGTTGGCGGGATCGGGGGTGCCCAGCTTTTCCAGTTCTTCGAAGATGGCGTTGGTCCGGTTGACGTAGCCGGTGTAGAGTTTGAGGTGTTCCTCGTGGGTCTTGTCGGAGATCTTGCCGGTCTTTCCTTTGACCTTGGCGAACAGCTTTTCCTGATGATTGGCGAAGACGTGAGGCATAATGGCCGACGTTATGGGCCGCATCGGCCTTGTCAACCCGCGGTGAAGAGGGCGCGGCTTCCCGCCGCGATCCGCTCCAGGGGGAGGCGGTCGATCTCGGCCGCCAGGGAGTGATCTTTTTCCGTAATGCGCCCCGCGCTGTGGGTGAGGAGGGTGAGTGAGACCTTATTGTAGCGCAGGTCGACGTCGGGATGGTGCCCGGCCTGTTCGGCCAGGCGGCCCACTTCCACCAAAAAGGACAAGGCATGGCGGAAGTCCTGAAATTGGAAGGTCTTATGCAGGCCCGCTTCGTCTTCCTTCCAGGCCCCCAGGACGAGGTTCATTTCCATGCCGCCCATTCTACTCCGGAAGGGGCCGTTCCGCTCATAAGTTTTTTAATATTAGGGGTTAAAAATCTTGTTTGGATGCCGACAAAAGATAGAACTAGTTACCCGCATTGCCCGATGAGCGAGTCCGGATTTAAGCCGAAACCCCCCAAACCCCACCACCTGGAACAGGCTGGGGAGGGAGACTCGCAGCAGGTGGAGATGTTTGATCGCCGCAAACGCGCGGAAAAGATCATTCACACACCTGAGAAATACAAAGTCTGCGAGGGGTGCGAGTCGATCGTCGTGGTCAAGGCCTCCACCTGCCCCAGCTGCCATGGCTACCGGTTCGACGAAGAGTCGGCGCGCGTCGTCACCCAGGCCAAAGTTCTGGCCTCCCGGCCCGCGACGACGATTTCCTGGCAGGATTACCTCTAAGAGCCGCCTCATGGCGGTTTTTGTCCTGGGGAAAATTTTACCCCTCCCAAATTGGGAAAAAAGTTCCCCTTTGCCTGGGGCGGCAAAAAGCTCCTAATTTGTAAGTAGCTTATAGCAAGTTAGTTGAGTTCGACTTTAAGAGGGGTGGCATAACGCTTGCTAAATACCCTGGCGATGACCAGTGGTATCGAGAAGCTCATGAATGAGCCCACCTTGGCGAGCCTGAAGCTTACCCTTCAGGAAGCCTCTTTGCGCCATGACGCGCTGGCCAGCAACGTGGCCAACGTCAATACCCCCGGGTATCACCGCGTCGACGTTGCTTCCTCTTTCGCCTCCAGCCTTAACACGGCTCTCCACCAGATCGACAAGGGGGAAACCCCGACGGATATCCCCAAGGGGACGGTTTCCGTGGCCGACGTGCAGAACCCCGCCCGTTACGACGGCAATACGGTCAACCTGGATCAGGAAATGACCGAACTGATGAAGAACCAAAGCGACTTCGATTTTTCCGCCCGCATGTTGGCCCTGCACTACAGCCGGGTGAAGCAGGCGATCGGCGGCGGCACGAGCGGTTCCTAACTCCTAGCACCTCATGGCAAACCTAATTCCGGCTATCGACGTCAGCGGCAGCGCCCTCCAGGCGGAGCGGACCCGGTTGGAAATCGTCGCGGGCAACATCGGCAACGCGCAGACGACCCGCGGCCCGGACGGCAAGGCCTACCAGCGCAAGGAAGTCGTCTTCGAGACGGTCGCCAACCAGAACGGCGTCCCGGCCGCCCCCGGCCAGCAGATCGGCGGCGTGAAGGTGGCCAAGATCGTCGACGATCCCTCTCCCGGCCAGAAGCTTTACATGCCCGGCCATCCGCACGCCGACGCCCAGGGCTTCGTCACCATGCCGAACGTGAACGTCGTCGATGAGATGGTCGACATGATGACCGCCAGCCGCTCCTTCGAGGCCAATCTCCAGGTCATCAAGACCGGGCGCGACATGGTCAACCGCTCCATCGCCATCGCCGAAGCTTAAGCCGTAAGATATGGATCCCCTTTCCGCCGCCTCCGCCCTGACCTCCACGCCGCTCGACCCGGGCGCGGCGGTGGGCCAGGCCGGCACAGTCCTGCAGCAGGGCAACGGCGCCACCTTCGCCTTCAAGCTGCCCCAGGCCGCCGAGGCGCCGCAGGCTTCCGCCGCGGTCTCCGGGCCCAGCCAGGTTTACGCCGCCGGCGCCGAGCCGACGACCTACACGGGCATCGTGCAGGACATGATCCGGCAGACCAATCAGCTGGATCAAACGGCGGGCGCCAAGGTGCGCGACGTTCTTATGGGAGGGCCGACGACCGTCAATGACGCGATGGTCGCGGAGGAGGAGGCCGGAGTCGCCTTCAAGCTGGTGTCGCAGGTGCGGAACCAGGTCGTCAGCGCGTATCAGGAAGTCATGAGGATGCAGATTTAATCCCGCATCATTTTTTCAAGGAGGAAGCCAACCATGAACGAATTCTTTAAAAACCTGCAGCAAGTCTGGGCCGGAATCCCAGTCAGCCGCCGCATCCCCATCATCGCCACCACGGTCGCCATCATCGTCGGCCTGGGAATGGTCATCTCCTACGCGAACAAGCCGCACATGGACGTTCTCTTCAGCGGCATGCAGCCGAGCGAGGCGTCCAAGGTCGTCGAGT from Verrucomicrobium sp. carries:
- a CDS encoding flagellar hook-basal body complex protein FliE; its protein translation is MDPLSAASALTSTPLDPGAAVGQAGTVLQQGNGATFAFKLPQAAEAPQASAAVSGPSQVYAAGAEPTTYTGIVQDMIRQTNQLDQTAGAKVRDVLMGGPTTVNDAMVAEEEAGVAFKLVSQVRNQVVSAYQEVMRMQI
- the flgB gene encoding flagellar basal body rod protein FlgB, which produces MTSGIEKLMNEPTLASLKLTLQEASLRHDALASNVANVNTPGYHRVDVASSFASSLNTALHQIDKGETPTDIPKGTVSVADVQNPARYDGNTVNLDQEMTELMKNQSDFDFSARMLALHYSRVKQAIGGGTSGS
- a CDS encoding Fe-Mn family superoxide dismutase, whose protein sequence is MPHVFANHQEKLFAKVKGKTGKISDKTHEEHLKLYTGYVNRTNAIFEELEKLGTPDPANPNHGNQIYSQVRALKIDLTFALGGIKNHELYFNILGGTGKASGKIAELIDRDFGSYENYKKDLKASGLSARGWVWTGLDHTTGKLFNYLGDAQNTYPVWGVTPLLGLDVYEHAYYADFYTARASYIEEFFQFIDWNTVNALLPVS
- a CDS encoding 4a-hydroxytetrahydrobiopterin dehydratase, with translation MEMNLVLGAWKEDEAGLHKTFQFQDFRHALSFLVEVGRLAEQAGHHPDVDLRYNKVSLTLLTHSAGRITEKDHSLAAEIDRLPLERIAAGSRALFTAG
- a CDS encoding GntR family transcriptional regulator, which gives rise to MAVSAFVSRSEGSSEVERVQNGVLDLIRSHQILPGQRLDQRRLAKQLDSTTAPLREALSSLEAKGFLVRERGLGVFCRSYTVRELEEMIEIRGVLEGLAARWAVSRLTPETRKELQRLAVELEQPIPAGGEEQFIRTHVLFHRTIMEVSQNSMLRNLMDHHYLIDAVLGNVAPALWSVQPHDHHSIVEALASGDADRAEAAMRAHIAPTFKSRLEALRQIYGEGPILPTKTA
- the can gene encoding carbonate dehydratase → MKLLQNLFDQNAAWANHMLAINPQFFENLSKQQKPKHFWIGCSDSRVPANEIIGLPPGEVFVHRNVANLVVYSDLNCLSTIQFAVDILQVKHIMVVGHYGCGGVRAALENKRVGLADNWLCHLRNVAEKYYEPVHAKEDPNWQCDRLCELNVLEQARHVCQTTVLRDAWARGAEISVHGWIYGLNNGLIHDLDLCVTNAEEGESVFSTAIDKVIDATKA
- a CDS encoding phosphatase PAP2 family protein; amino-acid sequence: MRLLWFALIWAAIALPHRLSAGAADTCYYVDPAGVDLAALLGPPPAGQDEIDTLLKLQENRSYDDLSRIAEEVTLNTGVFRDVLGGWFNPQNVPQTELLLDRAEHDLRTVAAAGKDLWHRPRPPMVDTRIQPAIGLPKAPPYPSIHAAVGACWSLILAELLPGKSQELLHRGGQIGSDRSLAGVEFPSDVAAGEKLGNYLACRFLEHPGFRADFQRAQKELEAWLPAGPTGAR
- a CDS encoding HigA family addiction module antitoxin, yielding MKMKMLPHPTPGETLRQDFMEPLGLKPYGLAKALGVGQTAVGEILAGTRAISTEMALRLEAVTGSSAQFWLALQCACDLAVARENPVLKAKIGEIHRLRTA
- the flgC gene encoding flagellar basal body rod protein FlgC; this encodes MANLIPAIDVSGSALQAERTRLEIVAGNIGNAQTTRGPDGKAYQRKEVVFETVANQNGVPAAPGQQIGGVKVAKIVDDPSPGQKLYMPGHPHADAQGFVTMPNVNVVDEMVDMMTASRSFEANLQVIKTGRDMVNRSIAIAEA
- a CDS encoding iron dependent repressor, metal binding and dimerization domain protein — encoded protein: MSNRPRESGPKGKLSAHHRGGATESMEDYLESIADIIAAQGFVRVTDVAERLDIRRASVSIMIQRLADLGFLNYVPYRGFTLTPRGEEVAARVKERHETLEEFFHLLRLPAEALKRDVEGIEHHVSGDTLRFLRGFIAFWKQHPSLNADYGVFLNRDRTDGA